GTAAGCTAAAAGAGGCAATGGGCCAAGTGAATAGCTTCTCTTTCAACACTACCAGAGGCAACAGGACCACTGTGATAACTGAAAGGTCTGGCAGGGCACCAAACTGGAGCCTGGAGGAAGGGGTGTCACCACTGTGTGCCTACCGAATGATTGAGGGAGGTATTGGGGGCCAGCTGTGTTTTCGACACACGCTGTTTGGGTACAAGTGTCACAAGGGAGACTGCAGGACAGTGGTGTCTTTCAGGAATCTGGTGGCAAATATTCTTATCAATGGCAGTGTACTGTTACAGTGGACCCATGAGGGAGAATCCACAATAACTGGCCGAGACGTAAAGACAAAAGAGACTGTAGCTGGTCAGAAGGGCGATGGGGATCCAGGGACAAATTTAACAAGAGAGGAAAGATCAAACACTGCTTTCACTGCCCGACGACACAAGCGTGGAGGCTACGAGTTAAGCTGCTGGTGGAATGGAAGCTATACTCAATTTGAGTGTGCTGGTGTCCATCTTGGATCTGGCTGCAGGGACTTTCTCATGATTGAGCTGCATGAGAACATCCCCTACCGCATCTGCCTGCGCTCCCTGGCCCGCTTAGATCCAGCTCAGAAAGCAGACCAGCGGGACTGTGTAGAGTTTACCTTGCCACCATCTGGGATGCAGGACATTGTGATCGCCATGACAACGGTTGGTGGAGCTATTTGCGTGATGCTGGTCATCATCTGCTTGCTGGTGGCATACATCACTGAAAATATCATGAGCCCCACGACACAGCACACATACTCCTATCGCACTCACTCACATCACTGATGTGACACTGAATCTAAGATGcactgttaataaataaaatggcttGCATTTAACTTAAATGACGACCATATCTAATCTCAAAATCATAGCCACTCACTGTCAATAATAGCATTCTTACTTTTCAGTCATCCACATAATGATATAAATACCCTGCTACAACTGAATTGAAGCACAAACTACTGTGGGTCCGCAAATAACATGCCTTTCTCAGCCTCTGCGAGGATGCACTGAACCAAAAGTACTGATAATCTACATTTACTAtcatacagtagtttactgtgtTATTTGTTTAAGGTTGTCTGTGATTGAGTATGTCAGTCTGTTTGCTGGCAGCttatacaaatatacaattaATGAAATGGCTCGAGCGCATCACAAACAACAGTTTTTGCTAAATATGCAGCCCGTGAAAGTGTCCGGACTTGTTCTGTCTTCTTGTTTGCTGCgacaatggaaaataaaactttactGTATTCAACTCTTCCACTTGACTAAACCATCAAACTGtttagttttgcttttgtttctgcATTCAGTATTTGTACCATTTTGTGAAAGGCAATACAATCTGGTGTATAATCTCCAAATACTGTGCCAAATAGTTTTAGTTAGAATGCCATAATGTCCAGCTGTTAGTGAATAAAGTATCAATTGTCATTTGTAATACTTTACAGCCTTCCTGTTTTTTCTCCTTGTGTGTGataaagtgtgtgcatgtgtttgtcctCACATCCCTGGACAATTTACAGGAATAAAGAACagacagaaattaaaaagataTCGGTATAAACAGACACTAGTTCTCTGAACCACTGGGGCTTGATCCCGTTAttaagcttttttgtttttattttaaaatgatatctcAGGGTATGCATCATCATCTTGATCAGATGATTTAAATAAGTCCAGTTGGAAGAGTGTACAGAGCAAAGTACAATATGATAtagtaaaacaatacaattttgCTGCTGTTGAATACACTGTACAGATAAAGTAACATATGAATGGTGGGGAACCTTATCAAAATCATGGAGGTAGCTTTTGTGAAGCCTGTAGGAAGAGTAAAAATATGCAGTTGTCTGTTCAGAACTGATTAATGGATATAAATAGGGGAAATTATATTATCAAGATAAGTCTACGCACTGTGTCTGCAGTGTTAACACAAACACGTTGTCAACTTGGCCTATGTCGaggttatttttgtattttgcgtttttcacaatgttttgtttCCGCAGCAGCATAAGCCTATTTGCTTACTCATATGTGTATCACAAAATGTGTACctatttttggaaaatgctCCGGGTGCCCTCATGGCCAATTTTAATGTAGTAAATAGTAAAGAGTCTTTCAAGGAAAGTCCCATTTCTGTTTATTAACGTTGAGTCTACGTTGCCACATTTTTCAGCGTGACTAGTAGGAAACCCCGCCCTCAAATTACATCACTCATAAAGCCGTAGTCGCTAACGGGGCGCCGCCATTTTAACTTCCTGCATCACAAGGAGGAGAGTCAGTCGCACAGCATTTGTACCTCGAAACGTCTTCTTAGTTAGCGTAACAAAAGgggtcttgtttttttcagggAACAAACAAACTACCTCTGTATAGTTTCTGACAGCTTGTGTCGGTTAGTTTCAGCCGGAGAGACGCAATGCCGAGCCACCCGCTGCGAGTAGCGGTTGTGTGCTCGAGCAACCAGAACCGCAGTATGGAAGCGCACAGTATCCTCAGGTAAAGATGAACCGCCGGGAGAAGAACAAAAGGAAAACCCCAATGATGTGAACCAAATCTGCGCGTTATCGAGCCGTTTCCTGAGCCGGTCACAAGTCAAGCCGACACGGTGGCAGACAGTCCTTCAGGCCTCAACGCAGTTAACAATGGACTCGCTCCTTTCGAGTGTCACACGGGCTAGGGCGTACTTTTCAACGCTTactgactagctagctaggtttCATGTTTGCGTTTACCTAAAGTAAATATCCACacagattttgttttcaaacagaTTCAGGGGTTGCAAAATACCGACCCAAATTTGGTGgggtttttttgtgtttttttcttctccccacATGCAGACTAGAGCGCCCCCCTGGAGGGAATATTCCGGAAGGGAGCAACTGCAGCCTGTGCAACATCGGGTGGCTTAGCCGCTTTGACAAGTCAATTTTTCCACACACCATTTACAATGGTTGTCTTTATGGATTAATTTCAAACCAAATAGGTTTGCTGGAGTGGGACTTTCAGATATGTCACACTTGATCTCATTCCCTgatagcttctttttttttgtcagtgggaAGCAGTGCACTTCTGTCTAATCATTATTTACAAGCCAAAATAGCCTTGTGGTtagctgaaataaaaataaaaaattctctaaatgtttttatattaagaaAAGGTAAATCTCTTATGTAGCAGGGGTCAAGGTGAAATGGGCCTTTGCACTTTAGTGTCCTAATTTAGCCTGTGACATAAAACAGGGCCATGTTATACATAACACCTAAAACGTATGTAAGAAAACAATTTCAATAGCTGACTTCATTGGATACCTTTTACTTAATTGTGAAAAGATGCTGATGCTGCATTTGGCTcttgtgtaatgttttcttGTGTAGTGCTGATGTTAGAAATGTTATGTAATTTACTGTCTTGTCATTTTTTCGTTTTTGCAGCAAACGTGGATTTGATGTGCGTTCATTTGGGACAGGGTCTCATGTGAAGCTACCTGGTCCTGCCCCGGATAAGCCAAATGTGTATGACTTCAAAACGACATATGTACAGATGTACAACGACTTGGTCCGCAAGGACAAGGAACTGTATCCCCTTCTCACTCACTTTtccaaacacactcacacacgtttatactgtatactggGAGCCAGATAAGTAGACATGACGTATGTACGTGTATCTTGTTTGGATATCTATCTTTAGGGGAATTTATCCACGTGTGAAGGCGTTTGAACGGCACAGCAGATGGGACTGCACCGATGGGTAAATCACATGCAgggattttaaaatgtgttagatatattttgttattaaacctgtaatatacagtgggtGGAAAAAGCATTTGCAATACAACAGTAAGTGCAATTTGGTGAAGATCATAAGTTATTGTTGAGACCATCAGATTTACCTCTATATTCAACTCTAAAATCCTAGCTTATATGGAGTATTTGCAAGGGTTATGTTACCACTCTTCCTCGCTAGGGCAGTTTCTCtatgttaaaatatgaatgttcttctttttctcaatttgatatttttgcagGATGAGTAACACTAGCAC
The Etheostoma cragini isolate CJK2018 chromosome 4, CSU_Ecrag_1.0, whole genome shotgun sequence genome window above contains:
- the fndc10 gene encoding fibronectin type III domain-containing protein 10 produces the protein MKSQKRPPLLALSALLLCTLPQTAGSSRSHRSSTASSTTTTSSSSEARGRNHLGTQNWLKTTNISSNGSHSHKSRPSKLKEAMGQVNSFSFNTTRGNRTTVITERSGRAPNWSLEEGVSPLCAYRMIEGGIGGQLCFRHTLFGYKCHKGDCRTVVSFRNLVANILINGSVLLQWTHEGESTITGRDVKTKETVAGQKGDGDPGTNLTREERSNTAFTARRHKRGGYELSCWWNGSYTQFECAGVHLGSGCRDFLMIELHENIPYRICLRSLARLDPAQKADQRDCVEFTLPPSGMQDIVIAMTTVGGAICVMLVIICLLVAYITENIMSPTTQHTYSYRTHSHH